A region of the Leptospira inadai serovar Lyme str. 10 genome:
CGACTTCTTTCGAATCGATTTGAGTAATGAAATCTGATTTTGGACTTTATTTTGCACTATATGATACGCAATATCGAGTCCCTCGTAAGAATACTGTTTTGATCTTAAAAGAAAATTACCTTCTGCCGCGGAATTCCAGATTCCGATTAAACGCATTCCGTATGATAACAAATAAATTGAAAATCCGAACGACTTACTTCGCTGTATAATACCAGACGTTATAGAAGTTCCGCCGATAATCCATAAGGAAAAAATCCGATAACAAGACACCTGAGTAATCGTATTGCCATCTGCATCTTTAATTAATAAATTATCATTTTTAAAACTTACCGCTTGTCCTTCCGAAGAAGTAGAGATGACTACTATTTTTTCTCTAAAATCGTTCAGACTTAACATAGGCTATAATCGCATAAATGTGAATAAATGCACTTCCTGCATTTTTCAATATTTGCCTTAAAACCGGACCGCTCCAAATCGAAATCCTTTATATCTCGAATAAGCTTTTCGAACTTATCAAACATCTCCTGGTTTTCGGAGGGCAAAGGAATCTGGTGATTTATATTTTTAGTAATATCATGGAGTCGAATTTGCCTTACAGCTAGGCCCATCTCTTCCAGAGCGAAATACTGAGCGTATACTTGAAAAATGTAGCCATCGTAAATTCTGATAATCTGATTCTTTCTTTCGGTTAGACATCCCGTTTTTATATCGAATATGTCTATTTTCCCTTGTATTCCGTATTTCTCACAATACACGTCGATACCGACGAGAACATCTTTCCTAGTTGTATAGCTTCCAGTATCGATCGCTCGGTGTGCCGCTAACCCTTCTGTCTGAGGTTTCGAATGGTACATGGCTTGATCCAACGTGCCGTGTACTTGATGAAAATAGATAGATCTCGGACAGAATATGAAGTCGTTCAAAAATGAAA
Encoded here:
- the cas4 gene encoding type V CRISPR-associated protein Cas4, whose product is METYIPISFLNDFIFCPRSIYFHQVHGTLDQAMYHSKPQTEGLAAHRAIDTGSYTTRKDVLVGIDVYCEKYGIQGKIDIFDIKTGCLTERKNQIIRIYDGYIFQVYAQYFALEEMGLAVRQIRLHDITKNINHQIPLPSENQEMFDKFEKLIRDIKDFDLERSGFKANIEKCRKCIYSHLCDYSLC